GAGCTTTTCTATGAATACTGGTCAGATTACAACGAAACTAAAATAGATAATCTGAAAATTCACATTAACTTGCCGTATAATATGGAAAATCAAGATATTAAAGCTTATTACCATACTGTTTCATCTGGAAATATATCTGTCAAAAACGGGACTGTAGAGTATACCTTTCCCCATATTAATTCAAAAGAGCTTGTAGAAGCAAGGGTGCTTTTCCCCGCTAGTTCAATTCCACTGTCCCCTAAAACAAGGAATGAAAATGCCCTGGACAGAATTTTAAGCGAAGAAGCAGACTACAGAGAAAAACAACAGCAGAAAATAGCCCTTGCCCTTGCGAGAAAAAAGACTTTCAATTATGTAAGCATAATTTCAGTATTGTTTTTTCTCATATTCATTCTCATAATATGGAGAAAATTTAGAAATAATAACCAGGATGTATACAGCATATACTCTCCACCAGAACTCCCTGAAGAATGTACTCCTGCAGTAGCAGCTTATCTGGTGAACAGGACTGCAACTGGAAGAACTATATATGCAACCTTACTTGATTTATGGAGAAAGGGTTATTTAACTATTAAAAAAGCAGAACCTGAAAACAAAAAAGATAAAATTAATTTCTCAATCAATAAAGTTGAAAAAGATAGTGGAGAACTTTTAAATCATGAGAGATATTTTATGAACTGGTTATTTGACAAGCTTGGTAACGGTAAAAGTGTCACTACATCCTCCATAAAAAAAGCCAACAAGAAATCTCCCTTTTATCATGATTCCCAAGAATGGTCAAATCTCATAAGAGAAGAAGTCAAATCTAGAAATTATTATGACAAAAAAGCCAACCGTACCGGCATATGGTTAATTGCATTTTCCATTATAGGAATAATTATTTCCATTGTATCTCTGGCTTTTGGAGCTGGTATGGGAATATTGAGCTTGCTTGCATCGGTTATTACTATGATCTGCGGAGTATATTATTGTGTCAAAAAAAGCCCCAAGGGCCAGTCTAGATATAATAACTGGATAAAATTTATAAAATACATTAAAAATACGGACTTCACCTGTGATCTCAATACCCATTATATAGAATCCTATATCCCCTACGCAGAAGCCCTAAATATTAAGAAAGGGAGTATGTCAAATCTCACGGCAGCCTTTCACAATCCTTCACAAAACATGGGCTGGATATACTATTACCTTCTCTTTGACAGCATGAATTTAAATAGGAAGGAACAATTCAGTTACTATATATACGATTCCTTCAATACCGGATCCTCAGGCAGCTCAAGTTCTGATTCAAGTAGTTCCAGTTCAGGCAGTTCCGGTGGTGGAGGTGCCGGTGGATTTTAATTGAATGACAAGTCCCCACATTTGATATCCAAAAATCAAAAAACAAATATATGACAAAAATGAAAGTATTATAGCTATAGTTAAAGTGAATTGAGGACTTTTCTTATCGGCAATTCGTCCTACTATTGAAGCTGCCAAAGCTCCTAAAACTCCCACTAATCCAAACATTCCAGCAGCTTGAGCTCCTAAGTTGTAGGCTGGTGATTTAAGTAAAAAAGATAGTGTAGTCCAAAATATGCTGAAAGTCCCAAACAATCATTGCACCAATTAACGAAGATTCCCTTAAAACCGGCTGATTTTTCAGTAATCCAATTAAAGATTTGAGTAATTTTCCATAACCCATAGAAGTATCTGGAACAGATTTGGGAAGCCATAAATTAAATATTATAATTAGTAATCCCATCATTCCGGCAGCTATTCTATAAACAACCTGCCATCCTAAAGCTGAGCCTATAATTCCACTAAAAACACGAGATACTAAAATGCCGATTAAAAGGCCACTCATTACAGTTCCAATCACCTTACCTCTTTCTACTGGATTTGCCAGATGTGCAGCCAAAGGCACAATCAACATTGGAATAATAGAAGTTAGTCCAACCAATAGATAACTACCCAATAACCAATATATGTTTGAAGCAAATGAAAGAGAAATCAGCGATATTGCTGAACAAAATAACATTGTAATGATTAAACCCTTACGTTCTTTAATATCTCCCAAAGGAACTAGGAAAATCAGTCCCAGGGCATAGCCAATTTGAATCAACATGGCTGAAATTCCAATCATAGATGATGACACATTAAAGAATCTAGAAAGTTATTCCAGCTTTAGTTTTGGTATTTTCAATAATTGATTCCATCTTCTGTAGCCAAATCATATCAACGTTTAAACCGAAGCATAAATGTCAAAGTATTATCATGATAATCTGCATTTATATTACTTAGTTGTAATTCCATCAGCTCTTTGGCAATGGCCAAACCCAAACCCGAAGAGTGCTTAGAGCGATTACTATCAGCCTTGTATGTACGGTTAAAAAGTTGTAATACATCTTCCTCACTTAAAGGCTCACAATCGTTGCTGATGCTGATATTAACATACTCATACGTTACTCCCAAATCAACTTTGCAGTATGATTTAGCATAGCGTATGACATTTTGGAGTAAATTCAGCAATACCCTATTGGTAATTTTTTCATCCAACAACACCAAAGGAACTTTTTCATCAAGATTCAACTGTAATGAGATACTTTTATCTTCAAAGTCTTGATGAAACAGTAATAAACTATCACACAGCAGCTGATATACTGAGTGCGGGTTTAACTGCACCGGATACTCCTTGGCATCGATTAAAGATAAATCATATAATGAATCCACCAGATTGTTTAAGGTTTTCAATTTATATTGCACAGTCTCTAAATATTTTTCTTTGTCTTTTTCCGATAGTTCTAAATGCAAAATTATGTCGATATATCCCATGATAGAGGTTAGTGGTGTCCGTAAGTCATGAGAAAAATTAGCTAAGATTTTTTTGTACTGCTGCTTTTCTTTAATATTTTTCAATTGTAATGTCTTATAGCAATCAACTAAATGATTAATTTCAATAGCCAGCTTCTCTGTTGTTTTATCAGGGGCAACCACCTTAATTTGTTCATTACTTTCAGAAATAAGCCTATTCAATCTGTTAGTTTGTGCAATTAATGCATGGATATTTATTTTTGTAAAATAATATTTTATCAGACAGAGGATAGTTACAACTGACAGTATACACACAATATAAATCATAACTCTCCTCCTTCCATTAGGCTAAATCCTTTTTTTTGAAAATTGTCTGCCCAATAATCAAGCTTATAAAAATAATCATCAATCCCAACGCCCAACACTTCACATCGAAATAAACATTATTGGACATATAATGGACTAAATTATTATCAAACAAGGTAGTGGGTGTCCATTTAGAGATGGTTTTTAGGGCACTTAC
This genomic interval from Clostridium kluyveri contains the following:
- a CDS encoding DUF2207 domain-containing protein, with amino-acid sequence MKKFLLGLFVLFFIISVNPLNVSASSEEIALSKFNIETTIKEDGSIDMVELITYNFKKKFNGAYRDISIRNTEGIYDIKVSFISEAGQETPFRKVTDAKNGDNNVFEISKQNKDLYRLKIYSPSKNEEKTFKIAYTMKNVVTKYKDTGELFYEYWSDYNETKIDNLKIHINLPYNMENQDIKAYYHTVSSGNISVKNGTVEYTFPHINSKELVEARVLFPASSIPLSPKTRNENALDRILSEEADYREKQQQKIALALARKKTFNYVSIISVLFFLIFILIIWRKFRNNNQDVYSIYSPPELPEECTPAVAAYLVNRTATGRTIYATLLDLWRKGYLTIKKAEPENKKDKINFSINKVEKDSGELLNHERYFMNWLFDKLGNGKSVTTSSIKKANKKSPFYHDSQEWSNLIREEVKSRNYYDKKANRTGIWLIAFSIIGIIISIVSLAFGAGMGILSLLASVITMICGVYYCVKKSPKGQSRYNNWIKFIKYIKNTDFTCDLNTHYIESYIPYAEALNIKKGSMSNLTAAFHNPSQNMGWIYYYLLFDSMNLNRKEQFSYYIYDSFNTGSSGSSSSDSSSSSSGSSGGGGAGGF
- a CDS encoding sensor histidine kinase gives rise to the protein MIYIVCILSVVTILCLIKYYFTKINIHALIAQTNRLNRLISESNEQIKVVAPDKTTEKLAIEINHLVDCYKTLQLKNIKEKQQYKKILANFSHDLRTPLTSIMGYIDIILHLELSEKDKEKYLETVQYKLKTLNNLVDSLYDLSLIDAKEYPVQLNPHSVYQLLCDSLLLFHQDFEDKSISLQLNLDEKVPLVLLDEKITNRVLLNLLQNVIRYAKSYCKVDLGVTYEYVNISISNDCEPLSEEDVLQLFNRTYKADSNRSKHSSGLGLAIAKELMELQLSNINADYHDNTLTFMLRFKR
- a CDS encoding MFS transporter is translated as MIGISAMLIQIGYALGLIFLVPLGDIKERKGLIITMLFCSAISLISLSFASNIYWLLGSYLLVGLTSIIPMLIVPLAAHLANPVERGKVIGTVMSGLLIGILVSRVFSGIIGSALGWQVVYRIAAGMMGLLIIIFNLWLPKSVPDTSMGYGKLLKSLIGLLKNQPVLRESSLIGAMIVWDFQHILDYTIFFT